Below is a genomic region from Flexibacter flexilis DSM 6793.
TGTATAGCTTAGAGAGTCCCTTTTTTGCTTGGTGAGAGGTGCATTTTTAGGTATATTTGAGCCGATTACGTGGTTTTAATCGGCTCAAAACAAACGAAATATGTACAATTGGCAGTACACTACTTAGCCAAACTTCACATTCTTTTACCGCAAGGCGACGGCAGAAGTACGCACTATATTTTGAATCTGTAACCCTGTTTTTTATTTGAACCAAATTTTGTATAATTACAAGAGAAAATAGTTGTATTTTGTCCTTTTGTGTAGGATTTTGCTGAGGAAATGGTAAGCAGATTACATTTCACAAAAAACACAGTAATTTCATTTAATAACACTAAAAAATGAGCGACTTTTATTGTTTAGATGTAGAATTTGATAATGTTGATTTTGATAATTATAGTTATTATCCTCACAAAAGAGTAAAAATCAGTGTGGTTCATCATGCTCATTTATACATAGAGCAGAATGAAATAGAATTGAGAATCTTATTTGACGAAGAAACTTATTTTGATGAGGCCTTTATGAATTGGTCAAATAAAATTAATTGGAACAAATTTGGTTCTTTTTTGAAAGTCAAAGTAACCAATAGTAAGATAAATGAACGGTTACAAAAAGTTAATTTATCTGAATCTAAATTAATTAGTGTTAGAAGTCATACCAATTTCTACGAACAAAACAAGAAATACATTAGTGTAAAAATTAACACTGTAAAATTTTATTGGCCACCAAACGAACAAAAGAAAAACACAGCAGAGTTTTACTTAGACGACAAAGGTTTTAGAGTTATAGAACCATTTTATTCTTTTTTATGGCCTAAAAACGAAGAGAGCTTCAATATTGAACGAATGGACAATTCAAGCGAGTTTTACAAACTTGAATCTTCAGAATTTCGTCCAGAATTCAATTTCATTTCCAATGATAGCCGCAAAAATAGAGTTGCTACTATAACTAAAGAGCCTAAAATTCAATTTAAATATAACAATATAATTACCAAAGAAAAAGCGATTTTTTATGGTGATATAGTTTTAATATTGATTTCATTTTATCATCACATAAAGATTGATTACATACTGCGTAGGATACATTTACCTGCAAATACAATCACGATAAAAAATCTTGAGCAGAAAAATTTTATTGACACAAGTGGAAATCTTAGAGAGTTCGATATTTACTGGGATTTCAATGAGTTTTTACAAAAAAGTTGGCAAAAAGGTACTTTACAAAACTTCGAATTACTTTCAAAAGCAGTTAATTTATTTAACCAATCACATATAGTTGATGACTATTCTAGGTTTTTAATTCGCTATAACATCATTGAAATTTGCGATAAACAAAAGCAAAACAATGTAAAATTTACAGTTATTTTGAATAAAAATCAGATAAAAATAAAACAAAATGAAGCATTAAGCATATTACTAGAAACAATCAAAACGGAGGAACATGAAGAATTTAAAAAGCGTTGGAATAACGTGCAGGGACTGTTACAAAACAAACCAATGAAAAATCAGTTGACATCATTTTTAGAAAGTCAAAACTTAGACCCAAATACATTTCCAATAAAACTGAATGATTTAAAAAATCTTCGAGACAACATTACACACGGAAGCATTGACAAAGTAAATGCGGAGCAACTTAGGCAAGCAAATATTTTACTTTACAGAATTAGTGGAATACTTATTTTAAATTTAATGGGAATTAATGATTGGAAGCTGAACACAGAAATAACCTAAACCAAAAACTGGAACTGCACAACGCTTGAAGAACTTTATGACCAAATCGAAGACCGAAAACAAGCCAACCAAATTGTAAATAGCCTCAATATTTGTGACCCTGCCGTTGGTTCGGGGCACTTTTTGGTGTCGGCTCTCAATGAAATGATTGCCGTAAAAAACGACCTGAAAATTCTACAAGACCGCACGGGCAAGCGACTCAAAGAATATCAGGTGGAAGTGGTCAATGACGAACTAATCGTAACAGACGATGAAGGCGAACTGTTTGAATACAACCCCACTAACAAAGAAAGCCAACGCATACAAGAAACGCTTTTTCACGAGAAACAAACCATTATCGAAAACTGCCTTTTCGGGGTGGATATTAATACCAATTCGGTCAAAATTTGTCGTTTGCGCTTGTGGATTGAGCTTTTAAAAAACGCTTATTACAAAACCGATGCGAATGCTCATGGCTTGAACCGTGAATTATGGGAATTGGAAACGCTTCCGAATATTGACATCAACATCAAATGCGGAAACTCGTTGGTGAGCCGTTTTGCCATTGATGCGAATTTAACCGCCCACGGTTTAAACCGTGGGCAATAGCATAAAAACCGTTTGAATGATTTTAAAACCACAATTTAAAAAAATTAATTATGCCACATTCATTCAACAAAATATGGATACATGCCGTTTGGGCAACCAAAGAACGAATGCCTTTGATTCATTCATCGGTTGAACATCAAATACATCAATATATGTCAGAGCAGTTGCGTGAACAAGGGTGTCCTGTAAGAATTATCAACGGAATGCCAGACCATGTTCATTGTTTATTTTTGTTGAGTTCCCAAAAATCCATTGCAGAAGTAATCAAACAAGTAAAAGGGAGCA
It encodes:
- the tnpA gene encoding IS200/IS605 family transposase, which produces MPHSFNKIWIHAVWATKERMPLIHSSVEHQIHQYMSEQLREQGCPVRIINGMPDHVHCLFLLSSQKSIAEVIKQVKGSSSHFINQNNLIADKFAWQTGYAAFSVSESVVEKVFHYIKNQKSHHTQKPFQQEYDDFLKLYGYGLNNE